A region from the Benincasa hispida cultivar B227 chromosome 8, ASM972705v1, whole genome shotgun sequence genome encodes:
- the LOC120083751 gene encoding cleavage stimulation factor subunit 50-like → MEGSFEQTLQDGKLYRQVNSLIVAHLRDHNLTQAASAAASATMTPLNVDAPPNRLMELVAKGLAVEKDEMLRGNPASALYEFGSSVPTTFGSTPGSRASAIDFSAAQDTKGSSKNFPKHETRHLSEHKNVARCARFSADGRFVATGSADMSIKLFEVAKIKQMMLPDSKDGPVRPVIRTFYDHIQPINDLDFHPQNTVLVSGAKDHTIKFFDFSKLTAKKAFRVIQDTHNVRSISLHPSGDYLLAGTDHPIAHLYDVNTFQCFLSANVPEIGNNGAINQVRYSATGSMYVTASKDGAVRLWDGVSAKCLRSIVNAHGTAEATSAKFTKDER, encoded by the exons ATGGAAGGCAGCTTTGAACAGACCCTTCAAGATGGAAAGCTTTATAGACAAGTCAATTCTCTCATTGTCGCTCATCTTCGCGATCACAACCTCACCCAG GCTGCAAGTGCTGCTGCTTCAGCTACAATGACACCGCTGAATGTTGATGCTCCACCTAATAGGCTTATGGAGCTCGTTGCAAAG GGTCTTGCGGTGGAGAAAGATGAGATGTTAAGAGGGAATCCTGCTTCTGCATTGTATGAATTTGGTTCATCAGTGCCCACTACATTTGGATCTACACCGGGCTCTCGTGCTTCTGCCATCGACTTCAG CGCTGCACAGGATACAAAAGGTTCGTCAAAGAATTTTCCAAAGCATGAGACTCGACATCTTTCAGAGCATAAG AATGTCGCCAGATGTGCAAGATTCAGTGCTGATGGGAGATTTGTTGCAACTGGAAGCGCAGATATGTCAATAAAGCTGTTTGAA GTGGCAAAGATCAAGCAGATGATGCTGCCAGATTCGAAAGATGGTCCTGTCCGACCTGTTATAAGGACATTTTATGATCATATTCAA CCAATAAATGATTTAGATTTTCATCCTCAGAATACTGTTCTTGTATCTGGTGCAAAAGATCACACAATAAA GTTCTTTGACTTCTCCAAATTGACTGCAAAGAAAGCATTTAGAGTTATCCAG GATACCCATAACGTGCGTTCTATATCTCTTCATCCTTCAGGAGATTATCTCTTAGCAG GAACGGATCATCCGATTGCCCACCTATACGATGTCAATACTTTTCAGTGTTTTCTATCTGCAAATGTTCCAGAAATAGGAAATAATGGAGCCATAAATCAG GTCAGGTATTCAGCAACAGGCAGTATGTATGTCACTGCTTCAAAAGACGGTGCAGTTCGTTTATGGGATGGTGTGAGTGCAAAATGTCTTCGCTCCATTGTTAATGCACATGGCACAGCGGAGGCAACCAGTGCAAAATTTACAAAGGATGAAAGGTGA
- the LOC120083750 gene encoding COBRA-like protein 4, which yields MNSDKRTFLTISATFFLFMISLTAAFDSLDPDGKIEIKWDVMYWTADGYVATVTITNFQMYRHITSPRWTLGWVWAKREVIWSMQGAEATDQGDCSTFTETMPHSCKRDPSVVDLLPGAPYNKQVAMCCKGGALTSWGQDPSSAVSAFQLTVGRSGSSNKTVRLPKNFTLYGPGLGYTCSQAKIAPSSAFYSSDGRRKTNALMTWNVTCSYSQFLASETPTCCVSMSSFYNSKVTPCKACACGCQDRTACILTETDLQSIMATTNDNAPLLQCTTHNCPIQVHWHVKENYKGYWRVKITINNLNYRFNYSQWTLVVEHPNFNNTMEVYSFVYKPLTPFISKNDTALFHGIKSFNDVLLQAGPNGNVYSEMIFQKDSTFTLEQGWSFPRKVYFDGDECVMPFPDSYPFLPNLANANPILLSTLACIFLPIFLTFLS from the exons ATGAATTCAGATAAACGCACGTTCCTAACTATCTCAGccactttctttttatttatgatTTCTCTAACAG cGGCTTTCGACTCACTGGACCCGGATGGAAAAATCGAAATTAAATGGGATGTCATGTACTGGACTGCAGATGGTTATGTG GCAACTGTGACTATAACGAACTTTCAAATGTATCGACATATCACGAGCCCCAGATGGACCTTGGGATGGGTATGGGCAAAGAGAGAGGTCATCTGGTCGATGCAGGGAGCCGAAGCTACTGATCAAGGAGATTGTTCCACATTTACAGAAACTATGCCACACAGTTGCAAAAGAGATCCATCAGTGGTTGACTTACTTCCAGGTGCTCCTTATAACAAACAGGTAGCTATGTGTTGCAAAGGTGGTGCTTTGACATCTTGGGGACAAGATCCTTCATCTGCTGTCTCTGCCTTCCAATTGACTGTTGGTCGTTCCGGTAGTTCGAATAAAACAGTGAGACTTCCCAAAAATTTCACCTTGTATGGTCCAGGGCTAGGTTACACATGTAGCCAGGCAAAGATTGctccgtcatcagctttctattcATCAGATGGTCGACGAAAAACTAATGCATTGA TGACTTGGAATGTGACATGCTCTTATTCACAGTTTCTTGCTTCTGAAACGCCAACCTGCTGTGTCTCCATGTCATCTTTCTATAACTCAAAAGTCACTCCTTGTAAAGCATGTGCTTGTGGCTGCCAAGACAGAACGGCATGTATCCT GACTGAAACAGATCTTCAAAGCATAATGGCTACTACAAATGACAATGCTCCATTGCTGCAATGCACGACACATAACTGTCCAATTCAAGTCCATTGGCATGTTAAGGAAAACTACAAGGGGTATTGGCGGGTCAAGATAACCATCAACAATCTCAACTATCGATTTAACTATTCACAATGGACTCTTGTCGTTGAACACCCCAATTTCAACAACACAATGGAAGTTTATAGCTTTGTTTATAAGCCACTCACCCCCTTCATCTCTAAGA ACGACACAGCTCTGTTCCATGGCATAAAATCTTTCAATGATGTGCTACTTCAAGCAGGGCCAAATGGAAATGTCTACTCAGAGATGATATTTCAGAAGGATTCAACATTTACATTGGAACAGGGTTGGTCTTTCCCTCGAAAAGTTTACTTTGATGGAGATGAATGTGTGATGCCATTTCCTGATTCTTACCCCTTCCTACCCAACTTAGCTAATGCAAATCCAATTCTATTGTCAACACTAGCTTGCAtttttcttcccatttttcttACATTTTTATCTTAA